The Castanea sativa cultivar Marrone di Chiusa Pesio chromosome 11, ASM4071231v1 genome contains a region encoding:
- the LOC142615521 gene encoding xylulose 5-phosphate/phosphate translocator, chloroplastic — translation MVTSNLINNPSSTSTVTSSKSNHQYPINASSLLNNRGLHHLSALPTKVSTFSKFHGYPLGLSSTHTSQVHDSSSKFSHLSTVYAFPPGFSPKPISHIPRAATDPEANPEAESSVSEPNTESKSKSNTLQLAIVFGFWYFQNVVFNIYNKKVLNLFPFPWLLASFQLFVGSIWMFILWSLKLQPCPKISKPFIIALLGPALFHTIGHISACVSFSKVAVSFTHVIKSSEPVFSVVFSSFLGDTYPLQVWLSILPIVLGCSLAAVTEVSFNFQGLGGALISNVGFVLRNIYSKRSLQSFKEVNGLNLYGSISIISLLYLFPVAIFVEGSQWIQGYHKAIQAVGKPSTLYIWVLLSGVFYHLYNQSSYQALDEISPLTFSVGNTMKRVVVIISSILVFRNPVRPLNALGSAIAIFGTFLYSQASASKKKGSEKKD, via the coding sequence ATGGTTACCTCGAATCTCATTAATAACCCATCCTCCACCTCCACTGTCACTTCCTCCAAATCCAACCATCAATACCCCATAAATGCTTCTTCACTTCTCAACAACAGAGGTCTACACCACCTATCTGCTCTTCCCACCAAAGTCTCCACCTTTTCCAAATTCCATGGCTATCCACTTGGCCTTTCTTCAACTCACACCTCTCAGGTCCATGATTCAAGCTCCAAGTTCAGCCATTTGAGTACAGTTTATGCATTCCCACCTGGGTTCTCACCAAAACCCATATCCCATATCCCCAGAGCAGCAACAGATCCAGAAGCCAATCCTGAAGCTGAAAGTTCTGTTTCAGAACCCAACACCGAGTCCAAGTCCAAGTCCAATACCCTCCAGCTTGCAATTGTGTTTGGTTTTTGGTACTTCCAGAACGTTGTCTTCAACATATACAACAAAAAAGTACTAAATCTCTTCCCATTCCCATGGCTCCTTGCTTCTTTTCAGCTCTTTGTTGGGTCTATTTGGATGTTCATTCTCTGGTCTTTAAAGCTCCAACCTTGCCCAAAGATTTCAAAGCCATTCATCATTGCATTACTTGGACCTGCATTGTTCCACACCATAGGCCACATCTCAGCCTGTGTTTCATTCTCAAAGGTTGCTGTTTCTTTCACTCATGTCATCAAATCCTCGGAGCCTGTCTTCTCTGTTGTGTTCTCTTCCTTCCTTGGGGATACATACCCTTTACAGGTCTGGCTCTCAATTCTTCCTATTGTCCTTGGTTGCTCATTAGCTGCTGTTACTGAAGTGTCTTTCAATTTCCAAGGCCTGGGGGGTGCTTTGATTAGCAATGTTGGGTTTGTATTGAGGAACATTTACTCAAAACGCAGTTTGCAAAGTTTCAAGGAGGTTAATGGGTTGAATTTGTATGGTTCGATAAGTATTATTTCATTGCTGTATCTATTTCCTGTGGCAATCTTTGTTGAAGGGTCTCAATGGATTCAAGGGTATCACAAAGCTATTCAAGCTGTAGGCAAACCATCCACATTGTATATATGGGTGTTGCTATCTGGGGTGTTTTACCATCTCTATAACCAATCGTCTTACCAAGCACTTGATGAGATTAGCCCTTTGACATTCTCTGTTGGAAATACAATGAAGAGGGTGGTGGTGATTATATCTTCTATTTTGGTGTTTAGGAATCCGGTTAGACCTCTTAATGCACTTGGATCCGCCATTGCAATTTTCGGTACGTTTTTATATTCTCAGGCATCAGCTTCAAAGAAAAAGGGGAGTGAAAAGAAGGATTAA
- the LOC142614490 gene encoding AUGMIN subunit 7 isoform X1, whose translation MAARQMEDIQRKLAMLNYPRANAPAQSLLFAGMERYALLEWLFFRLLGDKSPFSQQSTQGDAMDRDEETSRIQYLAEIAKFLGITTTIDTEAIQGRGSYEDRTEMLRLIVDLVEASIYADNPEWSIDEQIAKDIQLIDSIAEKQAQIFSEECKLFPADVQIQSIYPLPDVSELETKLSEQSKILLNLQQKVDDLASKHAYNPDEEYAGVESQLRAHLESFLETARSFNMIYTKEIRPWTHMMEVPQLHGFGPAANRLLEAYKMLLKFLGNLRNLRDSHAALAVGSSETIAGEPSSVTRIISECESALTFLNRDLGILSASIAREEGEEVNLQ comes from the exons ATGGCAGCAAGGCAAATGGAAGACATACAGAGAAAACTGGCGATGCTGAATTACCCAAGAGCCAATGCTCCTGCTCAGTCTCTCCTCTTCGCCGGCATGGAACGCTACGCTCTTCTCGAGTGGCTCTTCTTCCG GCTATTGGGTGATAAATCACCTTTCTCACAACAAAGTACACAGGGGGACGCCATGGATCGTGATGAAGAGACTTCTCGCATCCAAT ATTTGGCAGAGATCGCAAAGTTTCTAGGCATTACGACTACCATAGATACAGAAGCCATCCAA GGGCGAGGAAGCTATGAGGACCGCACTGAAATGCTTCGTCTTATTGTAGATCTTGTGGAGGCAAGCATCTATGCTGATAATCCAGAATGGAG CATTGATGAGCAGATAGCAAAGGATATACAACTTATAGATTCTATTGCAGAAAAACAAGCTCAAATATTCTCTGAAGAGTGCAAGTTGTTCCCTGCAGATGTTCAAATTCAATCAATATATCCACT GCCAGATGTCTCTGAGCTGGAGACTAAGCTTTCAGAACAATCTAAGATACTGTTGAATCTTCAACAGAAGGTTGATGATTTGGCATCAAAG CATGCTTACAACCCAGATGAGGAATATGCAGGGGTGGAATCCCAATTGCGGGCACATTTGGAATCTTTTCTAGAAACTGCAAGATCATTCAATATGATTTACACCAAG GAAATTCGGCCCTGGACACACATGATGGAGGTACCACAGCTCCATGGGTTTGGCCCAGCTGCAAATCGCTTATTGGAGGCATACAAGATGCTTTTGAAG TTCCTAGGGAACTTGAGGAATCTTAGAGACTCCCATGCAGCTCTCGCTGTTGGATCATCTGAAACAATTGCTGGTGAGCCCTCTTCTGTAACGAGAATAATCTCTGAGTGTGAGTCTGCATTAACATTCTTAAATCGTGACCTTGGAATTCTCTCGGCTTCCATTGCTCGTGAGGAAGGTGAAGAGGTGAATTTACAATGA
- the LOC142614490 gene encoding AUGMIN subunit 7 isoform X2 encodes MAARQMEDIQRKLAMLNYPRANAPAQSLLFAGMERYALLEWLFFRLLGDKSPFSQQSTQGDAMDRDEETSRIQYLAEIAKFLGITTTIDTEAIQGRGSYEDRTEMLRLIVDLVEASIYADNPEWSIDEQIAKDIQLIDSIAEKQAQIFSEECKLFPADVQIQSIYPLPDVSELETKLSEQSKILLNLQQKVDDLASKHAYNPDEEYAGVESQLRAHLESFLETARSFNMIYTKEIRPWTHMMEVPQLHGFGPAANRLLEAYKMLLKFLGNLRNLRDSHAALAVGSSETIAGLCGQEGIRNEMARNFCRVCC; translated from the exons ATGGCAGCAAGGCAAATGGAAGACATACAGAGAAAACTGGCGATGCTGAATTACCCAAGAGCCAATGCTCCTGCTCAGTCTCTCCTCTTCGCCGGCATGGAACGCTACGCTCTTCTCGAGTGGCTCTTCTTCCG GCTATTGGGTGATAAATCACCTTTCTCACAACAAAGTACACAGGGGGACGCCATGGATCGTGATGAAGAGACTTCTCGCATCCAAT ATTTGGCAGAGATCGCAAAGTTTCTAGGCATTACGACTACCATAGATACAGAAGCCATCCAA GGGCGAGGAAGCTATGAGGACCGCACTGAAATGCTTCGTCTTATTGTAGATCTTGTGGAGGCAAGCATCTATGCTGATAATCCAGAATGGAG CATTGATGAGCAGATAGCAAAGGATATACAACTTATAGATTCTATTGCAGAAAAACAAGCTCAAATATTCTCTGAAGAGTGCAAGTTGTTCCCTGCAGATGTTCAAATTCAATCAATATATCCACT GCCAGATGTCTCTGAGCTGGAGACTAAGCTTTCAGAACAATCTAAGATACTGTTGAATCTTCAACAGAAGGTTGATGATTTGGCATCAAAG CATGCTTACAACCCAGATGAGGAATATGCAGGGGTGGAATCCCAATTGCGGGCACATTTGGAATCTTTTCTAGAAACTGCAAGATCATTCAATATGATTTACACCAAG GAAATTCGGCCCTGGACACACATGATGGAGGTACCACAGCTCCATGGGTTTGGCCCAGCTGCAAATCGCTTATTGGAGGCATACAAGATGCTTTTGAAG TTCCTAGGGAACTTGAGGAATCTTAGAGACTCCCATGCAGCTCTCGCTGTTGGATCATCTGAAACAATTGCTG